A genomic stretch from Thermomonospora umbrina includes:
- a CDS encoding nitroreductase/quinone reductase family protein, producing MPRTPMFAGISTIVARDRPRRPYPPHTPDPETRENMSINVDQQVIEEFRANRGRVGGPYEGRRLLLLTTTGTGAGGPRTTPIVYLPDGERMLVLASAEGASSHPAWFRDLLARPRVTVEAGPLTLDAVAVVLEGEERDRLFARVAQVEPLWAEQQAGAARTLPVVALNPLGGGPPPEPMGDSLKTVHGLLRRELALLREEVARSGTGLMAQLRVNCLTFCQGLHHHHALEDARVFPFLDARHPELAAVLARLREEHRTVKRILDELQALISDEATDPAELLAGVERLTADLEAHLDHEERELVPILNALAP from the coding sequence ATGCCTCGCACTCCCATGTTCGCCGGCATCTCCACCATCGTGGCCCGGGACCGCCCTCGCCGCCCGTACCCCCCGCACACCCCCGATCCGGAGACCAGGGAGAACATGTCCATCAACGTCGATCAGCAGGTCATCGAGGAGTTCCGCGCCAACCGAGGACGGGTGGGCGGCCCCTACGAGGGCCGCCGGCTGCTCCTGCTCACCACGACCGGCACCGGGGCCGGCGGACCCCGCACCACCCCGATCGTCTATCTGCCCGACGGCGAGCGGATGCTGGTCCTCGCGTCCGCCGAGGGCGCGTCCTCGCATCCGGCCTGGTTCCGGGACCTCCTCGCCCGCCCCCGCGTCACGGTGGAGGCCGGCCCCCTCACGCTCGACGCGGTGGCCGTCGTGCTGGAGGGCGAGGAGCGCGACCGCCTCTTCGCCCGGGTCGCCCAGGTCGAACCCCTCTGGGCGGAGCAGCAGGCCGGGGCCGCCCGGACGCTCCCGGTGGTGGCGCTCAACCCCCTGGGGGGCGGGCCCCCTCCCGAGCCGATGGGCGATTCCCTCAAGACGGTGCACGGTCTGCTGCGCCGGGAGCTGGCCCTGCTGCGCGAGGAGGTGGCCCGGTCGGGAACGGGCCTGATGGCGCAGTTGCGGGTCAACTGCCTGACCTTCTGCCAGGGGCTGCATCACCATCACGCCCTGGAGGACGCCCGGGTGTTCCCGTTCCTGGACGCGCGGCACCCCGAGCTCGCCGCGGTGCTGGCGCGGTTGCGCGAGGAGCACCGGACCGTGAAGCGGATCCTGGACGAGCTCCAGGCGCTGATCTCGGACGAGGCGACGGACCCGGCGGAGCTGCTGGCCGGAGTGGAACGCCTCACCGCCGACCTCGAGGCGCACCTCGACCATGAGGAGAGGGAGCTCGTCCCGATCCTCAACGCGCTGGCCCCTTAG